In one Capricornis sumatraensis isolate serow.1 chromosome 1, serow.2, whole genome shotgun sequence genomic region, the following are encoded:
- the LOC138086898 gene encoding LOW QUALITY PROTEIN: GTP-binding nuclear protein Ran-like (The sequence of the model RefSeq protein was modified relative to this genomic sequence to represent the inferred CDS: substituted 1 base at 1 genomic stop codon), which yields MAAQGEPQVQFKLVLVGDGGTGKTTLVKHHLTGEFEKKYVAALGVEVHLLVFHTNRGPIKFNVWDTTGQEKFGGLRDGYYIQAQCAIITFDVTSRVTYKNVPNWHRDLVRVCENIPTVLCGKKVDIKDRKVKAKSIVFHXKKNLQYYDISAKSNYNFEKPFLWLARKLIGDPNLEFVAMPALAPPEVVMDPALAAQYEHNLEVAQTTALLDEDDDL from the coding sequence ATGGCTGCCCAAGGAGAACCCCAAGTTCAGTTCAAACTTGTTCTGGTTGGTGATGGcggtactggaaaaactacattAGTGAAGCATCATCTGACTGGTGAATTTGAGAAGAAGTATGTAGCTGCCTTGGGTGTTGAGGTCCATCTTCTTGTGTTCCATACCAACAGAGGACCTATTAAGTTCAATGTATGGGATACAACTGGTCAGGAGAAATTTGGTGGACTGAGAGATGGTTATTATATACAAGCTCAGTGTGCCATTATAACGTTTGACGTAACATCAAGAGTTACTTACAAGAATGTGCCTAACTGGCACAGAGATCTGGTACGAGTGTGTGAGAACATCCCAACTGTGTTGTGTGGCAAAAAAGTGGATATTAAGGACAGAAAGGTTAAGGCAAAGTCAATTGTCTTCCACTGAAAGAAGAATCTTCAGTACTATGATATTTCTGCCAAAAGTAACTACAACTTTGAAAAGCCCTTCCTCTGGCTTGCTAGAAAACTGATTGGAGACCCTAACTTGGAGTTTGTCGCCATGCCTGCTCTTGCTCCGCCAGAGGTGGTCATGGACCCAGCCTTGGCAGCACAGTACGAGCACAATTTAGAGGTTGCTCAGACAACTGCTCTCCTGGATGAAGATGATGACCTGTGA